In the genome of Cydia strobilella chromosome Z, ilCydStro3.1, whole genome shotgun sequence, one region contains:
- the LOC134754687 gene encoding probable ATP-dependent RNA helicase CG8611: MDDLQLNISVSKKGNKKTGAQKNASEYKLMSKPAFTGKTIARKRAIPAKKTDSERQIKVPRQSEPEFQKSIDLSSNLRDLSENKGKFQGKNYQDLSDDIQLKQKPRAGGWISSLFKNNPDVPRVGQRAVKPVVEKVFAENSFSDLDIHPHSVANLQKNLGLKELMVVQQSAVPMILQGRDALIRSQTGSGKTLAYALPIIEGLQAIRPKINRHDGIRAVVVVPTRELAVQTHELFLKLVKPFTWIVPGLLSGGQKRKAEKARLRKGLNILIGTPGRINDHLKHTQSLNFAKTGCLVLDEADCLLDMGYEKDVAAIVKAIEDHKKAATYDPLALVRSQIKSTFPDKEEEPQEQKEEEGKTEIKHHLTEVFLSKERQTTLLSATLTKAVENLAGITMVDPVFVDASDETALVADSLKSKDKTKQGLSSAKDIQTESEKSNVKSNAIEEYTDQNDGEEEDAPEEKQGLKLFRQDKSKSLFSVDDLSETEAAPVPFPGVAEKQQKKTKDKLAPIIGVVDMESDDEYVMPTEPDIAPSFEAAVKTAIKEDELVMPVSVKQSFVIVPMKLRLVTLCSLIVEHCVMNKRGGKLMVFMATLEMVDYHAELIEIVLTGKPAKSKQSENPKSKKRKANEDKESDSDSEFEVDYQAPPEGGLVPVELSVFRLHGSMPHERRIEVFDQFRKAKKGVLFCTDVAARGLDVPRVDLVLQYCAPASATDYVHRVGRTGRASNVGEAVMFLLPSETEFMRHLEQKRIRLTQRNEKLCLEPLLSIVPGAANANRAAIAVQARLEQTAHTDKSWLLRASRAYTTWVRFYSGYPRDVREFLDAKQLHLGHAAKAFALRDTPAALAKRAKYDPDLKRERPVNKLTVHDEEERKRPGFPKVKAGLSGRIVNKQSSMHTASEFDSGLPPLEQARKKQRKNK; encoded by the exons ATGGACGACTTGCAGTTAAATATTTCTGTTTCCAAAAAG GGCAACAAGAAAACAGGTGCACAGAAAAATGCATCGGAATATAAGTTAATGTCAAAACCTGCTTTTACGGGAAAAACTATAGCCAGGAAGAGAGCTATTCCAGCCAAGAAAACTGATTCCGAACGTCAAATTAAGGTGCCTCGGCAATCAGAGCCTGAGTTCCAGAAGTCAATAGATTTATCAAGTAACTTGAGAGATTTGAGCGAAAACAAAGGAAAGTTTCAAGGGAAAAACTACCAAGATCTTAGTGATGATATACAATTAAAGCAAAAACCCAGGGCTGGTGGCTGGATCTCGTCGTTGTTCAAAAATAACCCAGATGTGCCAAGGGTTGGTCAGAGAGCTGTAAAGCCGGTAGTGGAAAAAGTTTTTGCTGAAAATAGCTTCTCTGATTTAGACATTCACCCTCACAGTGTAGCCAACTTACAGAAGAATCTTGGGTTGAAAGAGCTTATGGTGGTTCAACAGAGTGCTGTGCCCATGATACTGCAAGGAAGAGATGCCCTGATCAG GTCACAGACAGGTTCAGGCAAAACATTAGCTTACGCTTTACCCATTATAGAAGGGTTGCAAGCCATACGCCCAAAGATAAACAGACACGACGGTATCCGGGCGGTTGTGGTGGTACCGACCAGGGAATTGGCAGTGCAGACTCATGAGCTATTCCTGAAACTGGTTAAG CCATTCACATGGATTGTTCCGGGGCTATTGAGCGGGGGCCAGAAACGCAAAGCTGAGAAGGCAAGATTGCGGAAGGGTCTCAACATATTGATTGGCACACCGGGACGGATAAATGACCATTTAAAGCATACACAGTCTCTTAATTTTGCGAAGACAGG GTGCTTAGTACTAGACGAGGCAGATTGCTTACTGGACATGGGATACGAAAAAGACGTAGCCGCCATTGTAAAAGCAATCGAAGATCACAAAAAAGCGGCTACCTATGACCCTCTAGCCTTGGTTAGAAGTCAAATTAAATCGACTTTTCCTGATAAGGAAGAGGAACCTCAAGAACAGAAGGAAGAAGAAGGCAAGACTGAAATAAAACATCATTTGACTGAAGTGTTCTTGTCTAAAGAGCGGCAAACTACTTTACTATCTGCTACACTTACTAAG GCCGTTGAAAATTTAGCCGGCATCACAATGGTGGACCCGGTGTTCGTGGACGCCTCGGACGAAACGGCGCTCGTCGCCGATTCCTTGAAATCTAAAGATAAGACGAAACAAGGGCTGTCAAGTGCCAAAGATATTCAAACAGAAAGCGAGAAGTCTAACGTTAAGTCAAACGCCATAGAAGAATACACGGACCAGAATGATGGCGAAGAAGAAGATGCCCCAGAAGAAAAGCAGG gtcTAAAGTTGTTTAGACAAGACAAATCGAAGTCATTGTTTAGTGTTGACGATTTATCAGAGACTGAAGCCGCTCCAGTCCCATTCCCCGGAGTCgcagaaaaacaacaaaaaaagacAAAAGACAAGCTTGCTCCAATAATTGGGGTCGTGGACATGGAATCAGATGACGAATACGTCATGCCCACTGAACCCGACATCGCTCCGTCGTTTGAAGCAGCTGTCAAAACAGCCATAAAGGAAGACGAGCTGGTGATGCCAGTGTCAGTGAAGCAATCATTCGTAATAGTTCCAATGAAGTTGAGACTGGTCACTCTATGCTCCCTTATAGTAGAACATTGTGTAATGAACAAAAGAGGCGGCAAGCTGATGGTGTTCATGGCGACTTTGGAGATGGTGGACTACCACGCGGAGCTCATAGAGATTGTGCTTACTGGGAAACCAGCGAAATCCAAGCAAAGCGAGAATCCAAAGTCCAAAAAGAGGAAAGCCAATGAGGACAAG GAGTCAGACAGCGATTCCGAGTTTGAAGTGGACTACCAAGCGCCGCCAGAGGGCGGGCTGGTCCCTGTCGAGCTGTCCGTGTTCCGGCTGCACGGCTCCATGCCTCACGAGAGAAGGATCGAGGTCTTCGACCAGTTCCGCAAGGCCAAAAAGGGCGTGCTCTTTTGTACG GATGTGGCAGCACGCGGCCTCGACGTGCCGCGCGTGGATCTTGTGCTGCAGTACTGCGCACCTGCCTCAGCCACCGACTATGTACACAG GGTCGGGCGAACGGGGCGAGCTTCCAACGTGGGGGAGGCTGTGATGTTCTTGCTACCCAGCGAAACTGAATTCATGCGACACCTTGAACAGAAGCGTATCAG ACTTACTCAGCGCAACGAGAAGCTATGTCTGGAGCCGTTGCTGAGCATAGTTCCGGGCGCGGCGAACGCGAACCGCGCCGCCATCGCCGTGCAGGCGCGGCTGGAGCAGACCGCACACACGGACAAATCCTGGCTACTTAGGGCAAGCCGAG CCTATACGACCTGGGTCCGCTTCTACTCCGGCTACCCGCGCGACGTTCGCGAGTTCCTGGACGCCAAGCAGCTGCACCTCGGCCACGCGGCCAAGGCGTTCGCGCTTCGCGACACCCCCGCGGCGCTCGCCAAGCGTGCTAAGTACGACCCGGACCTGAAGAGAGAGCGGCCGGTCAACAAGCTCACTGTACATGATGAGGAAGAGAGGAAGAGGCCCGG GTTCCCAAAGGTAAAAGCAGGGTTGAGCGGCAGGATAGTAAACAAGCAGAGCTCCATGCACACAGCCAGCGAGTTCGACAGCGGTCTGCCACCTCTAGAGCAGGCGCGCAAGAAACAAAGGAAAAACAAATGA